One stretch of Bacillota bacterium DNA includes these proteins:
- a CDS encoding small acid-soluble spore protein Tlp: MPKPKPDDRSDNVDKLQDQVVNTIENLEAAHETLRNEDLPEEQRQAILAKNRRREEAIAGKREEIKDEYRFQQQQNHEE; this comes from the coding sequence ATGCCAAAACCCAAGCCTGACGATCGCAGTGACAACGTGGATAAGCTGCAGGATCAGGTAGTAAATACTATTGAAAACCTGGAAGCAGCCCACGAAACTCTCCGCAATGAGGATCTGCCGGAAGAGCAGCGGCAGGCAATATTAGCAAAAAACCGCCGTAGAGAAGAAGCGATTGCAGGCAAGCGTGAGGAAATCAAAGACGAATACAGATTCCAACAGCAGCAGAACCATGAAGAATAA
- a CDS encoding 2-oxoacid:ferredoxin oxidoreductase subunit beta produces the protein MTTERRFAISRETAWCPGCGNFGILSALSQALEGLDLNPQDVLYVSGIGQAGKTPHYIKGNVLNTLHGRTLPTATGAKIANGDLTVIAEGGDGDGYAEGGNHFVHAMRKNIDITYIVHNNQVFGLTKGQASPMSGPGMVTGTTPKGVAYESFNPLALAITLNAGFVARSYAADQQHLIKTLKAAVQHPGFALVDVLQPCVTFNKINTYQWYRSRVYDLNQDPNYDPHDRSMAWERSWEWGEKIPIGIFYKVNRPTLADSIPALKSGPLVKQPLVSPNLDEVLAQFK, from the coding sequence ATGACAACAGAAAGACGGTTTGCCATCAGCAGGGAAACAGCGTGGTGTCCCGGATGTGGAAACTTTGGAATTCTCAGTGCACTTTCCCAGGCCCTTGAAGGCCTGGACTTAAATCCGCAGGATGTTTTATACGTGTCCGGAATTGGTCAAGCTGGTAAAACTCCTCATTACATTAAGGGTAATGTTCTCAATACGCTGCATGGGCGCACACTGCCGACAGCCACTGGTGCCAAGATTGCTAACGGAGATTTAACGGTAATCGCAGAAGGCGGTGACGGTGATGGCTATGCGGAGGGGGGCAACCATTTTGTCCATGCGATGCGGAAAAACATCGATATCACCTACATTGTCCACAACAACCAAGTATTCGGGTTAACTAAAGGGCAAGCCTCTCCTATGTCAGGTCCTGGTATGGTTACAGGCACTACACCAAAGGGTGTGGCCTACGAGTCATTTAATCCACTGGCATTAGCGATTACGTTAAATGCTGGTTTTGTTGCCCGAAGCTACGCTGCCGATCAGCAGCATCTAATCAAAACGCTAAAAGCTGCTGTTCAGCATCCCGGTTTTGCCTTGGTGGATGTGCTGCAGCCGTGCGTCACGTTTAACAAAATCAATACTTATCAGTGGTACCGAAGTCGGGTTTATGATCTGAATCAGGATCCCAATTACGATCCGCATGATCGCAGTATGGCGTGGGAGCGATCCTGGGAGTGGGGAGAAAAGATTCCCATCGGCATTTTCTACAAGGTCAACCGCCCAACGCTGGCTGACTCGATTCCCGCATTAAAATCCGGACCGCTGGTTAAACAACCCCTTGTCAGTCCTAACTTGGATGAGGTTTTGGCACAATTCAAATAG